From Macadamia integrifolia cultivar HAES 741 unplaced genomic scaffold, SCU_Mint_v3 scaffold2597, whole genome shotgun sequence, the proteins below share one genomic window:
- the LOC122066813 gene encoding putative wall-associated receptor kinase-like 13 translates to MMDHLMLLRFLFFILSLWLAVVATSSTLPMAKPHCKDKCGNIQVPYPFGFGDKDCYRDESFQVSCNDSYKPPKLFLKLEDYEVQNLSLQGILRVLFYVIEDCYSNSGQLTNSFGLDMRKSFDTFTFSDTQNKFMALGCDTKANIQSINKSYVDIEDSDHGFFQSGCSMMCNNISDVIINGSCTXHSPTFGMAISGGGDPQLQQKLMKSKSRTIFNVHPNFILD, encoded by the coding sequence ATGATGGATCATCTTATGTTGCTTcggttcctcttcttcatcctgTCGTTATGGCTAGCGGTGGTCGCAACATCATCGACGTTGCCAATGGCAAAGCCCCACTGTAAGGATAAATGCGGTAACATCCAAGTTCCCTACCCCTTTGGCTTCGGAGATAAAGATTGTTACAGAGATGAAAGTTTTCAGGTAAGCTGCAATGACAGCTACAAGCCTCCAAAACTGTTCTTGAAATTGGAAGACTACGAAGTTCAAAATCTTTCATTGCAAGGCATACTGCGTGTATTGTTCTATGTAATTGAGGATTGCTACAGCAACTCGGGCCAATTGACTAATTCGTTTGGCCTAGATATGAGAAAGTCTTTCGACACTTTCACGTTCTCTGACACACAGAACAAATTCATGGCTCTGGGTTGCGACACCAAAGCTAATATCCAGAGCATCAACAAATCTTACGTTGATATCGAGGACTCCGATCATGGGTTCTTCCAGAGTGGGTGTAGTATGATGTGCAATAACATATCTGATGTGATCATCAATGGTTCCTGCACGNATCACTCCCctacctttggcatggccatcagcggGGGAGGAGATCCACAACTCCAACAAAAGCTAATGAAATCGAAATCTAGGACGATTTTCAACGTCCATCCTAATTTCATCTTGGATTGA